A region from the Equus asinus isolate D_3611 breed Donkey chromosome 3, EquAss-T2T_v2, whole genome shotgun sequence genome encodes:
- the LOC106841229 gene encoding adrenodoxin-like translates to MRIEIQTRPAIAAVGTPGSCKARRGLLLAGPDAGTGGLPRARGQVAAREIRTLSIAARTRGSSEDEVTVPFRKRGSETLTAKGKVGDSLLDVVTENNLDTDGVGACEGTSARSTCHLIFEARIFEKLEAITDEESDMLDLAYGRTDRSPLGCQVCLTKSIEDDCSST, encoded by the coding sequence ATGAGAATTGAAATACAAACCCGACCGGCCATAGCTGCCGTGGGGACACCCGGCTCCTGCAAGGCTCGTCGGGGGCTGCTCCTCGCTGGACCCGACGCGGGAACCGGCGGCCTCCCAAGAGCCCGGGGCCAGGTGGCAGCGCGGGAGATCCGGACGCTGAGCATAGCGGCGCGGACTCGGGGCAGCTCAGAAGACGAAGTAACAGTCCCTTTTAGAAAACGCGGCAGTGAAACATTAACAGCCAAAGGAAAAGTTGGTGACTCTCTCCTAGATGTTGTGACTGAAAATAACCTAGATACTGATGGTGTGGGTGCATGTGAGGGAACCTCGGCTCGCTCTACCTGTCACCTCATCTTTGAAGCCCGCATATTCGAGAAGTTAGAAGCAATCACTGATGAGGAGAGTGACATGCTTGATCTTGCCTATGGACGAACAGACAGATCTCCGTTGGGCTGCCAAGTCTGTTTGACAAAGTCTATAGAGGATGACTGTTCCAGTACCTGA